A stretch of the Capra hircus breed San Clemente chromosome 10, ASM170441v1, whole genome shotgun sequence genome encodes the following:
- the LOC102188051 gene encoding probable ergosterol biosynthetic protein 28 encodes MSRFLNVLRIWLMMTSIIAAGYSLQSFRDHTFLYENIYISKPDLVNGLQARTFGVWALLSSVVRCLCVINIHNKTLYCVTLWTFFIVVGHILFELFVFGTVAPTINVMALFMVASISILGMLVGLQHLEAESGSRQKKRN; translated from the exons ATGAGCCGATTCCTGAACGTGTTACGAATCTGGCTGATGATGACATCCATCATAGCCGCGGGTTACTCGCTGCAGAGCTTCCGAGACCACACCTTTCTCTATGAAAACATCTACATCAGCAAGCCAGACCTGG TGAATGGCCTCCAAGCTCGGACCTTTGGAGTCTGGGCACTGCTCTCATCAGTGGTTCGCTGCCTCTGCGTCATCAACATTCACAACAAAAC GCTCTACTGCGTCACGCTCTGGACCTTCTTCATTGTCGTGGGGCACATACTGTTTGAGCTGTTTGTATTTGGAACCGTGGCTCCCACAATTAACGTCATGGCACTCTTCATGGTGGCAA GTATCTCAATCCTGGGCATGCTAGTGGGACTCCAGCACCTAGAAGCAGAATCAGGATCCagacaaaagaagagaaactga